The DNA sequence AAACTATACGAAGGAACAAACATTATGACAGAAGTGAAGGTGAATGTATGTTAAAACTTATTAGAGTCCCTTTTATCTCACTTGCTTTATTGCTTCTTATAGGAGCATTTGCGAATTTGGCATTCGCTGCTGAAAGTAATGAAGAACACCATTGGAGCTTTAAACCATCAAAAAATAATGAACCAGCTTCGACCGAACCACTTTATGAGGAGTTACTGAATAAATATGGTGGTTTTTATATTGGAGATACGACGAAAAAAGAGCTGTACTTAACCTTTGATAATGGCTACGAAAATGGCTACACTGCAGAAGTGTTAGATGTGTTAAAGGAGAAGGAAATTCCTGCTACTTTTTTTGTTACTGGGCATTACTTAGATACGGAAAGAGAATTAATCCATCGTATGGTCGATGAAGGGCATATTGTAGGAAATCACTCCTACCATCATCCAAGTTTACCAAAAGTGGACGACGATCGCTTGAAAAGAGAATTAGAAAACTTGCGTGAATTATATGAAGAAGTGACAGGTAGAGATGATATGAGGTATTTACGTCCTCCAAGAGGAACTTTTAGTGAGCGCTCTTTAGCGCGGTCCGCGGAGCTTGGTTATATTAACGTGTTCTGGTCTTTTGCATATAAGGATTGGGAGACGGACAATCAAAAGGGAATGCAATATGCGTATGATAACATTATGAAACGCGTACATCCTGGCGCAATTTTACTTTTACATTCTGTCTCTAGTGACAATGCTGAGGCATTGCCTAAAGTGATCGATGACCTTCGAAAGGAAGGCTATACATTTAAAAGCTTAGATGATCTGACGATGCAGAAAAGCTTAATTCCTGTAGCAAATGAATAAAAAAACAAGGTGAAGCATATGGGGATAACCCCTATGCTCACCCTGTTTTCATCCTTTAATTAGCAAAACCAGTTTCCCCTATAGCTGCTGCAATTGTTTCTAACGTACTTACATCTGTAATGTCAAAAGCAATTGCCTCACGCGTACGAACGATTAATACCCCAATGTTATCTTCGTCTGAAGATTTAATTGGAAATTTCAACTCGCTATTCGATTCCCACGCTAAATCGTTCTCATCATCAGAAGACGCCATAAGACGAACTTCTTTTTCGTTTTCATAAAAGTAAACACCAGCCCAATGAATATAAGGCACTTGTTCTACTAAACTGTGAACCGTTTTTTCTAAAATATCTTGTAAGTTTTTCTTTTTGTATACCTCAGCCATAATTTGTAGTGAGGCCACATCTGTTGGAATTGACAATATAATCTCTCCCTTTTCTTTTATCGCAAATCTATTCTATCAAAGGTTTTGCCTTTTAGGGGTTGCCAAGTTAAGGAAGTTGTACTTTTATGTTAAGATAATAGAAAAAAAGGGGCTGAAAGCATGGGAAAACAAGTGTTTTTGAAAGGTCCTTATAATTTTTACCAAGCATTGAAACGGTTGACAATTGACCCATTAGTCGACTTAAATGTGGAAAAACAGGCAATAAAACTACCAATAATAGTAGAAAATAATCCATTAGTCGTTCATGTTATTCAACAAGGGACTTTTGAAGAGCCACGCTTTATGATTCAGACAGAAGATACAGTAAATGAAGCGGCATTAATGGCAGAACTCAATCGCATTTTTCACTGGGATAAGCCTTTAGAAGACATTTATACGTTCTTCCAAGCAACAGAGCTAGCAGCATTGTTTCAAGAGCTTCGAGGGACGCCATTTGTATGTGACTTTACTTTGTATGGATGCTTAATGAAAACAATTATACACCAGCAGCTTAATATGACATTTGCCTATGAGCTTACGAAACGTTTTATTACGACATACGGTTTTAAGAAAAAGGGAGTTTGGTTTTATCCTACAGCTGATCGTGTAGCTAGCCTAAGCGTAGCCGAATTAAGAGAGCTTCAGTTTAGCCAAAGAAAAGCGGAATATGTGATTGATACATCAAAGCTGATTGCAGAAGGTAACCTAAACTTAGAGGCATTAAAGAATTTCAGTGATGAAGAAGTTATGGACAAGCTCGTTCGTATTCGAGGGATCGGTCGTTGGACAGCGGAGTGCTTTCTCATGTTTGGTCTTGGCCGCCTTGACTTATTTCCTGTTCAAGATATCGGTATTCAGAACGGAATAAAAAAATACTATCAATTAGATAAAAAGCCAGAAAAGGAAAAAATGTTAGAAATGTCTTCTCATTGGAAACCATATCGTACATACGCGTCTTTATATTTATGGGATTACTTAGAAACATAAAATATTAGAAAGCAGCAACGGAGGAAATAAATGAAACAGCGTAAAGGAACATCAAAGCAGCAATCATCACAGCTTCAAATCAAGGAAGGGCAGCGGTTCCCATTAACGATAAAACGGATGGGAATTGACGGAGAAGGTGTTGGCTTTTTTAAACGACAGGTTGTGTTTGTCCCAGGGGCCCTGCCAGGTGAAGAGATCGTTTGTGAGGTTGCAAAAATAAAAGGGAAATTCGCAGAAGGAAGAATTGTCAAAATAAGAAAGCCCTCTGACGATCGTATTGCACCACCATGCCCTATTTACAAGGAGTGTGGCGGTTGCCAGCTACAGCATTTATCTTATGAGGGACAGCTGAAGGGAAAAAAGGATATCGTTCGTCAAGCGTTTGAGCGCTATACAAAAATTAACTTAGACAAAGTCGACTTCCACGATACAATCGGCATGGAAGAGCCATGGAAGTATCGAAATAAAAGTCAGATGCAGGTCGGCCATCATCAAGGAAAAGTGATTGCTGGCTTATATAGTCCAAATAGCCATAAGCTGATCGATCTAGAGGACTGTATCGTTCAGCACCCACAAACGAACAAGGTGACGAATGTCGTCAAGCAGCTAGCAGCAGATATGAATATTGCTCCATACAATGAGCGAAAACGCACAGGCGTTTTAAGAACAATCGTAACAAGAGTCGGCTTTGAAACGGGAGAATACCAAGTTGTTTTAGTGACTGCAAAAAAGGACATTCCTAAAGTCGATTTATTCATTGAAGCAATCAAGCAACGCCTACCTGACGTCACTTCAATTGTGCAAAATATTAATCCTAAGAAGACGTCGCTCGTATTTGGTGACGAAACGATCGTTTTATACGGGAAAGAAAAAATTGAAGAGACGATGAGTGAATTCCGTTTTAACTTATCACCGAGAGCGTTTTTTCAGCTCAATCCAATCCAAACGAAAAAGCTGTATGATGCTGCAAAGGAAGCGGCACAACTGACAGGGAAAGAAAAGGTTGTCGATGCATATTGTGGTGTCGGCACAATTGGTTTATGGCTAGCAGCTGGAGCGAAGGAAATTCGCGGCATGGATGTTATTAAAGAGTCTATTGAGGATGCAAAGAATAATGCAAAGGCACACGGCATTAAAAACGCCCATTACGTATCAGGAAAAGCGGAACACCTCCTGCCAGAATGGGAAAAAGAAGGCTGGCATCCTGATGTCGTCGTCGTTGACCCACCAAGAACAGGATTAGACGAAACCTTTATACAAACGCTCCTCCGTGTAAAGCCGAAGCGGATCGTATACGTATCGTGTAATCCTTCAACCTTAGCGAAAAACGTGGATGCACTTTCGAAAGGCGGCTACAAACTAAAGGCATTGCAGCCTGTTGATATGTTTCCGCAAACAGCGCAGGTGGAGTGTGTGGCTAGAATTGAATTGAAGCATTAATAGTAATCTCAGACCACTTTTAATATCTAGTGGTCATTTTTTTATCAAATAATTGATTGAGACAATGGGGACAGGTCCCACTGTATTATTCACTCGCAAAACCTGATAAGGCAAGGTACCTGTCCCTTTGTCTTATGAAAAAAATTGAATTCCCATATTAGCTAATATCGCTATGATAAGCCCAGTCACAGCTACACTAATACCACTGTATAGCCATAATTGTATTCTGTTAAATTTCAAAGCCTTTGCTATTATTCCGATAACCCAAACACCAGTGACTGGAGTAAGAAATAATATAAAGAAAGCACCGTACTTCTCAATGCGTTTTCTCCATTTTCCTCTCAACGACTTTTCACTGAATTTTTTCATGAATTTAAACTTCATTAACCAATCATAAAAAAAGTCAATTAACGGAATAACCATCCAATTTCCAAGTGAAGCCCAAAGAAATGCGTCAAACCAATTAAGTCCTACTGAGAACCCGACAGGTACTGCAAGATATATTTCAAAATGCGGAAAAAAACCTGCAAACCATGTTGTCGCTGCTTTACTAATGTATTTTAATATCTCCATCCAGCATTAACTCCTTTTTAAAGTAATTTCATAGCAAACTATTCTCATAAATTTTTTATCCAAATACAAACTTCCTTTCCTCTCATAGTTAATGTACAATTAATTCAGTAATGAACACTTTGTACGGTTTTATTGTAAACGCATGATAATTTGTTAGTAAATCATCAAAATGAAAGAAAAGTACGTTATGAAACAAATGACAGAATTTGTTCGAAATGAGGGAGTAAAATGAAAAATAATGATTTCGATAGAAGAGTATTGAAAACACGACAAGCTATCAATGAGGCCCTATTATCACTTATGGAGGAAAAAAAATACAATAAAATTACTATTCAAGATATTATAGATCGAGCAAATGTAGGGAGGTCAACCTTTTATTCACACTTTGCTACCAAAGATGAACTGCTGTTTAGCAGTGTTGAGGGTGAACTAGAAATTCTAAATCAATATATAAAGAACTATGTTGAACATGATGATAATCCTAGATTGATATCAGCAATAGAACTTTTTGAACATATACAGGAAAACAGTAAGACAATTAAAGGACTATTTAAAACAGAGGGTGCTAATTTCTTTTTTGAAAAGGTGGAGGCTTATTGGAATACTGGAATAGAGGAATATCTTGAGTCGAAGTTACCTAAAGGAAAAGAGCCTAAGGTACCTATAAAAATCTTAACGAACCATATTTCCAGTACATTAATAAACTTGTTAAAGTGGTGGATAAACAACAACATGTCCTATACACCAGCTGAAATGGAGCAGTATTTTAGAAGTTTAATAAACCCATGTATTGATTCTGTTATTTATAATGACTCAACGAAAGATTGAGAATAAAGGGGTGTGGTAACACCATTTCCGAGTTCATCAAAACCTCTGACTTCACATTGTTATAATCTATTATGGATAATGACTACACAATATTTTTTTGAGAAAAAGGTAGGATAGAAGACATTCTTTTCTTAAGCAGTGCAGAAAAGGAGAAGATAAAAATGAACGAACTATTTATCTGTGGGCAAAATATTGGTGCGATAACAAATAATGTTAAAGCAGACCTGCATAAACATTGGTTGTTACAGATCTTTGTTGCGGTCGATGAAAAACTAGTTATTAAAGTAGAAGGACAAAAAATTAGTTGCAGAGCAATAGTTATCAATGCGAATATCATGCATGAGTTTCAAACGGGAGAGGTGATTCATTTTACAATGCTTATAAATCCTACTAGTCTATTAGGAAGGTCTATTCGCAAATACTATCTTAGAGGTAATCCGTATTATATTCTTAGTGAGGATAGAGCGATCGAACTACAAAAGCTATTATTAAATCACATTAAAGTTGATAATAGTAATGACTATTCGGAGGTAATAAAAAACGTTTATCATTATTTTGATAATAAAATACTCACTGAATTTGATCAAAGAATAGAGAGCATGTTAAGAATGTTAAATACCTATCATTCTGACAAAACAGCTTCTCGGGTGAAATATATCGCAAAAGCAATGTATTTGTCAGAGAGTAGACTCTCTCACCTTTTTAAGGAAGAGACAGGCATTCCACTGAAAAGTTATCTTGTTCATCACAATCTTCTAAGTGTATACGAAAAGATTTTTGATGGCGAAAGTATTACAGATGCAGCATTAGGATCAGGGTTTGATTCATCAGCACATTTTGCGTATACCAATAAAAAAATGACCGGCATGTCAGCAAGAGATATTATTAAGAATAGCAGATTTTTGAAAGCAAGTTTTTAAAAATATTTGTAAAATATGACCATCTAGATACAAGGAGGTCATATGAATGAAAAAGTATTTGATGGCTACAAATATGTTGGATTTTGAGTGTAATGAGTTACAACAATTAATCGAGAGTAGGAAATGGAAAGATAACGATGAGTTTCATAAGATACTAAATATATATAATTTTGTAAGGGATGAAATAAAATTCGGATATAATGTCGATGATAGTATACCAGCAAGTAAAGTACTAGATGACGGATATGGACAGTGTAATACGAAAGGCACGTTGTTTATGGCTTTACTGAGATCTGTAGGAATCCCTTGTCGAATTCATGGATTTACGATTGATAAAAAGTTACAAAAGGGAGCAATGACAGGTTTGATATATAAACTCGCACCTAACAATATAGTTCATAGTTGGGTGGAGATCTATTTTGAAGGCAAGTGGTTAAATATTGAGGGATTCATTCTTGATATGGTTTATTTAAATAAACTTCAACTAAAGTTTTCTGAATGTTATGAATATTTTTGTGGATATGGTGTAGCAACCAATGATTTTAAAAAACCGCAAATTGAATGGAATATGAATGATACCTATATTCAAAAAGAAGGAATCAATCAAGATTTTGGTATATTCCATTCACCTGATGAATTCTTGGAGCAGCATAGTCAGGAATTGTCTACATTGAAGAAATGGTTTTACCAGAATATTGGTAGAAAGCTAATGAATAGAAATGTATCCAAAATTAGAGAAGGATAAGACAATGGAAAGACAATGGGGACAGGTTCCACTGTCTTATTCAATCGCAAAACCTGATAAGACAAGGGGCCTGTCCCTTTGTCTTATTTCCCTATGAAAAAAACTTTTTTTGTAAAATGTTGATAGCTTCTTCAATTTCTTTAAGTTCGGGCTCTGACAAATTGTTAATTTGCGCTTGAAATTTGAGTTCAAGCTGTTGAAACACTTTATTCATTAGCTCCGTTCCATTTTCGGTTAGACGAATGTCATACTTGCGACGATCATTCGGATCAATAATTTTTTCGCATAGTTGTTTTTCAATGAGTTTTTTTAACTCACGGCTTGAATTAGGTAAAGATAAATGCAAGCATTCGCTAATTTCACTGAGAGTTACAGGTTGGCTAACGGTAATGTACTCTAAGATTTTATATTGAACGGAAGTGATGTTATCGATTTTGATTTCTTTCGTCATATCGTTTGTTACTTGATGTACAGAAGCCGTAAATTGAACAAACTGTTGGAAGAGCTTATTTTTGTCCATATAAATCACCTCACTTACAAATTACCAAAAATATTATCAAAAAACAATTATCAATTGACAACTATTTTGTGCCGGTGTTAATATTTAGTTATCAAATGATAACGAAAGAGGTGTATTTTAATGAACGTTTTAATCATTTTTACACATCCAAATCACGAAAGCTTAAGCTACGCATTTTTACAAGAAGTACTTCGAGGGTGTGAGGAAAACGATGTTATTCAGGATGTTCAAGTTTTAGATTTATACGGTGAAAAATTTAATCCGGCCCTTGAATTTAATGAGAATAAGAAAAGGAGAGATATGTATAAAGATCCAGAATTAGAAAAATATCGTAAACAACTATTATGGGCTGAAAAGATTATTTTTATCTACCCTATATGGTGGGGAAGACCCCCTGCTATGTTGATGGGATATTTTGATAAAATGTTTGCTTCAGGATTTGCCTACAAAGATGATGGTAAGTTGTTCCCAAAAGGTTTGTTGAAGGGTAAATCCGTTGTGTGTATTTCTGTAATGAGGGGTCCAACCTTTTACCCTATGTTTTGGCTAAATAATGCTCATAAAGTTTTAATGCGCAAAGCACTATTTCATTACGTAGGTATTAAGAAAGTTAAGTTCTTTGAGTTTGGGAATATGGAAAATTCAAAAGGGAAACATCGAGAAAAAATAAAAAAAGTATATCACTATTTTCAAAAAATAAATGATCATAGCTTAACATCATAAAAATCAACTGCTAATTTAAAGGGACAAGTAGATTCCCTGTCTTATTCACTGGCAAAACCTGATAAGACAAGGTACCTAGTATGGAAAATAGATCGAGATAATTAAAAAAGACCACCGTTTTCATTGTAAAATAGAAGGACCTTCCACAGTACTTCCAATTACAAACCCTTCCAAAGGAGATGAGAACGATGGCTTATAATTTATTGAATCATATTCAAGGGAAAAACGGAAGTCGCTGGGCACAATTTATTAAGGAAACTGGATCTGAGAATCTATTATTAGTGGCAATTGATGCAGCGAAGTATACCCATAAAGCAATATTAACTACGTTTTATGGGGACATTTTAATAAAACCATTTGAGTTTGATGCGTCGCAAACGGGACTAGAATTGGTGAACAGTCAAATTCATTCGGTGAAAGAGGAGTTTGGTCTCACGGAGGTTGTAGTAGGCATTGAAACGACCGGCCATTATTATGAGGATCTTGTGAGGAAGTGTATGAAAGCAGGACATCGTGTACGCGTCGTAAATGCAGCCACAACGGATCAGGAAAGAAAAGCTCTTATGAATTGGTCAAAAACAGATAACATTGATCTAATGGCTATCATACAATCGCTGATAAATGGTAGAGGAACATCAAGTGAACTGTCGTCTGGAAGTATAGGGGCCTTACAGAAACTAACAAGGGCTCGCCGTGAATTAGTGGATGAACGCACCTCTACACAAAATCTAATAAGAATGCATATGGATCATGTGTTTCGAGAGTTTCAAGGAAAAAGTGTTTGGGAGAATGGGAAAAGAAAACATGTTCAGCCTTTTTCCAAGTTATTCGGTAAAGCCCCATGTTTTATTATGAAACACTATCCTCATCCTAGTGATATTTTGGGTCTTGGAGAAGAAGGGCTACGAAAGCTGTCGATTCAAGAAAACTTGAAGCTACGAGATAGTACGATTAAATGCTTAATAGATTTTTGCAGAAGATTCAATTTCACAGCCTAAGCGAGAAGTAAAGGCGGATATCTACCTTTTAGCTCAAAAGCTGGATCGAATGGAATTGATAGATGAACAAATTAAAGAATTAGAAAAGAAAATTGAAGACCTCTTCCTTGAAACACCTGGTGCCATTATTTTAGCTGTACCTGGCATTGGCTTGGTTACAGGGGCAGAATTCTTTGCTGAGATGGGAGATTTATCTGATTTTGACCATGCAGGTCAATTAATAAAACTGGCCGGTACTAATCCTATAGTCAAGCAATCTGGAGGCCATCGGCCTTCCTATTACGGTATTTCCAAGCAAGGAAGGCGTACATTTAGAAACATTGTCTATCAAGTAGGCAAATCGTTATCTGTTAATAACCCAGAAATGAGAGAACGTTACTTAGCGTTAAAAGATAAAGGGAAACACACCAGACAAGCTTATGTGGCAATAGGTAATCGAATGATTCGTTTAGCCTTTTCTATGATCCGTCATCAATCCTTGTATCGTACCAACCATGAAAACTATGCTTTAGTGAATGTGTTGAGTAATAAGCTGCGAAGCACTAATGTAAAAAGATTCTATGAGAAATTTGTTCCCATTAACTCTAGTAAGTCTGCTTAAAGATGTTTAGTAATAATGAATAGTAGATTATTCAATGCAGTATACATTTGATATTTTATGAACTTGAAAATGAAACTCCCCTAGGACGTTAGATCACATTGTTTTCGGTACCTGAGGCTTTAGACCTCGTGGGACAGCGTTATGGATCTTGTCCTATAAGTACGGATAATACGTGAAATCGAAAATTGAATTTGCTAGGTGGTACCAATGTAGGATGAAAAAGCAAGGTCCTTTCACGTTCTAGAGGAGTTTTATTATATATATTCTGTGGTAGTCGAATTCTATTTCCAAAAAATGGTACGCATAGAGTTTTACTTAAGGTTGGACTTTTTTATGAAATACAGCTTCTTGACTTATTTACCATTATACGCTGTCCCTTTGTCTTATGACATTACTACTGTACTGATGGTTTTTGCAGGTGCTTTTACTCGAATGATTTTGCCTTCCATCCGTATCGCATACGCTTGATCTTTTGCTGTTTTGTTGAGAAAAACTGCAACAATCGATCCATCCGGGTTCTTGGCAGCTATCATTTCTGTAATATCATCACACCTGGTGGAAGCAATCCGTACTGCTCCTGGAAGAATATATTTGGAGAAATGTCCAATATAATCAAAGGTGATAGTTTTTCGATATGTTCCATCATCATTTACAACAATAGGGCTTGAGAAGCCACCACTGACATGACGTGGACCACCATTTTTATCGAGACAGATATTCCAGTCAATCCAGCGATTCATTCCAGCATTCAAGTTGCCAATGATATCATGGGCATATGCAGCAGCATCATTGTACTCTACAGTCTCTGGTGCAGTTTTATCTTCATGAAGGTGGGCAAACATACTTGTCTGTCCAGGGGGATGGAGACTGCAGCATTCGCTAGAGAGCAAGGTTTTGCCCGGAAATAAATCGCCAGCAATTTTTAATGCATCAAAATGATCACCAGAGTACCAGTGGAAAGCAATACCGTCAATCATCTTATCTGTTACTTCATCAATTATTTCTCTGGAATAATCAACAACGCGTTCCTTATTGTGATCCCATATAAAAATCTTTACTTGATCTACGAGGCTAGCTGCTTCCATTGCTGGATAAAGGTGATCCCGAAGGAACGTTTTTTGTTCCTCTGCGGTCCAAACACAGCTGTCCCAAGGTGTCGCAGCAACCGTTTCATTTTGAATAGATAGCATAGTAACAGGAAGACCTTCAGCCATATAAGCCTGGACGTATTTTACGAGGTATGCTGCCCACGAAGGGTAATACTCTCGTTTTAAACTACCACCATTACAGCGTTGAGGCGTTTCATAATCTATTTTTGGTATATTATTAGCAGAATCTCCATAAACAGAAGCGTCGTTCTTCGGTTTTGCCGGTGGGGTTTTCCATGCAGCTGGTGGTGACCATGGACTAACCATAATGCTTAATGGTTCTTGGGAAATTTCCATCGCTCGCTTAATTGCTGGAATGGCATATTTCTTGTCACGTTCAATCGTAAAGGTTTCCAAGTTTGGATCAGCGATAGGATCAGCAACTGCTGTATACTGCTCTAAGGAATAATCGCAACTATCCATATGCATACGCAGAAATTTCAAACGGTTCCCTTCCGTACTAAAGCAATCTTTAAGAAGAGTGTCGCTCGTTTCTTCATCCATCTTTTGTAGCAGATAAGCTACGGACTCTGTAATAGAACCACCAAATCCCTCAATCTTCTGGTAGGTGATGTCCGGATAAATATTTAGAACACCGGATTCTAGGTGGAACAGTTCATCTTCTTCCAGTGTTACTGGAATCTCATAAGTGTCCGGGTAAGTCTTGCCATTAGCGGAATAGGTAGTGATTTGTTTTGCTTTCATGTGCAAACCTCCTCTTTTTTTTATATCAGTAGAATAGCATGATGAACAGGGAAATTCTTTTTGTTTTGAGTCACATAATTCCAATATTCAATCAATTTCAATGAAAAAAGTTGTGTTTTATTCCATTCTTAAACTATATTTAATAGAAAAGAGATGAAGGAGAAGAAAGGATGCCATTGAAAGGACAGAAAACAAGAGAGACAAGAGTTGGAAGAAAAGAGAAACAGAGCATCGGTTATTATGAAATTGATATGACTTCTAGATATCACCCACAGATGCAGGCAACAGTCCTTGCTGGAAATGTAATGTATAACCGACTTCACTGGCATGAGCATGTAGAGATAATATACTGTGTTCGAGGTAGCTTTTCTTTGCGGGTAGGCGGGGAGGTAATGAAGCTATCGGAAGGTGATTTTGCGACAATCAACAGTGATGTACCACATGAAATTTTTGATGGAATTGAGGATGGGCTGCAGATTATATTTTCTGTGGAAAAATCACTGCTTCGGAAAGAGGAATGGGAGCAATATCAGTTTTCTACAGTAGGCGATTATGCTGTTGCAAAGGACTGTTCGGATGCGCAGCAATTTCGGAAGAGTGTTGCGAGGATGACGTGGCTAGTAACATTGGATAGGAATCAGATGATTGCACTAGAGGCAGCGCACAAGGATTTTGGCAAAAAAATAGAGAGAGACGAGTGGAGAGAATTATATTCCTCATCTATCTTACAAACAGAAGAAGAGTGGTATGAGTATCAGATGGAAGTCTTTCATTGTCTCTATTGTATGGCAAAGCATAAGTCTATTGAAAAAAATAACGTAGATCGTCTGCAGCCAAAAAACCAATTCCGTCTATGTATCGAACTTATTCATCGGGAATACGGATCGGAGTTAGATGCTAAAAAGCTGAGTGAAG is a window from the Evansella cellulosilytica DSM 2522 genome containing:
- a CDS encoding AraC family transcriptional regulator; translated protein: MPLKGQKTRETRVGRKEKQSIGYYEIDMTSRYHPQMQATVLAGNVMYNRLHWHEHVEIIYCVRGSFSLRVGGEVMKLSEGDFATINSDVPHEIFDGIEDGLQIIFSVEKSLLRKEEWEQYQFSTVGDYAVAKDCSDAQQFRKSVARMTWLVTLDRNQMIALEAAHKDFGKKIERDEWRELYSSSILQTEEEWYEYQMEVFHCLYCMAKHKSIEKNNVDRLQPKNQFRLCIELIHREYGSELDAKKLSEAVGVSEPTIYRMVQKNLGVSLNNYIQMVRIHAVCARLEQTDASITEVAFDCGFTSLSNFYRVFHELVGQTPREFRKGKQTKSVTLPGLQQNILELNRFQSFFELPFKRDDLLEL